A genomic window from Sphingobacterium spiritivorum includes:
- a CDS encoding c-type cytochrome domain-containing protein → MIFIEELLSFTSRWHPVFVHLPIGMLFLAFIFAVFARSERYRYLSSAIPFSLLFGAGAAILTCITGYLLSLDGGYDTSVLSFHQWLGIAVAVLSFWTYALYRSADTGTGLWAKLVKYRFFFLITVVALLGATGHFGGTLTHGKGYMKDALPSAIKKIAGIQAGEEKLILLENVQEAHVYDAIIQPILQQRCQSCHGDKKQEGGLALHNRESILKGGEEGSVLTAGKLDKSELYARLILPEGHEGRMPPKGRTPISAEQIQLIGWWIEQGADFEKKAKDLKQNDKIAAILKNLEEGDSSAKSAYAALPDAPPLPEDAIQQLQLKGIKVIPLSADNNYVMVNAINYPEFSDADMQDLLKMKDNIVQLKLGHTAISDKALSEIAKLPVLMKLHLEHTAITNEGLKHIKNHKKLSYINLYKTKVSDEGLSYLQHIPTLEQIYVYQTGVTPAGIDKVRHSLSKSHLDTGNYQLPFLATDTTRYQ, encoded by the coding sequence ATGATCTTTATAGAAGAATTACTTAGTTTCACAAGTCGCTGGCATCCTGTATTTGTTCATTTACCTATTGGTATGCTGTTTCTGGCCTTTATATTTGCTGTATTTGCACGCTCTGAGCGCTACCGCTATCTGTCGTCTGCAATTCCGTTCTCCTTACTTTTCGGAGCCGGAGCCGCTATTCTAACCTGCATAACAGGCTACCTGTTGTCACTTGACGGCGGATACGACACTTCGGTATTGAGTTTTCATCAGTGGCTGGGGATTGCGGTGGCTGTCTTGAGTTTCTGGACATATGCACTGTACAGGTCAGCTGATACAGGTACGGGGCTGTGGGCAAAACTGGTAAAATATCGGTTTTTCTTTCTGATAACCGTTGTAGCTTTATTGGGTGCTACAGGTCATTTTGGAGGAACACTTACACATGGAAAAGGATATATGAAAGATGCCCTTCCTTCAGCAATCAAGAAAATTGCGGGGATTCAGGCCGGAGAAGAAAAGCTGATACTGCTTGAAAATGTTCAGGAGGCGCATGTCTATGATGCCATAATCCAGCCTATTCTCCAGCAACGTTGTCAAAGCTGTCACGGAGACAAAAAACAGGAGGGGGGCCTTGCTCTGCACAACCGGGAAAGTATATTAAAAGGAGGAGAAGAAGGGTCTGTACTGACAGCCGGAAAACTGGATAAAAGTGAATTGTATGCCCGCCTTATTCTGCCGGAAGGTCACGAAGGACGTATGCCACCAAAAGGCAGAACTCCCATCAGTGCCGAACAAATACAACTTATTGGATGGTGGATAGAGCAGGGGGCAGATTTTGAAAAGAAAGCAAAAGACCTCAAACAGAATGATAAAATTGCAGCAATATTAAAGAATCTGGAAGAAGGAGACTCGTCTGCCAAGTCAGCATATGCTGCATTGCCTGATGCGCCCCCACTACCCGAAGATGCTATACAGCAATTACAGCTAAAAGGCATAAAAGTCATCCCCTTATCCGCAGACAATAACTATGTCATGGTCAATGCAATCAATTATCCGGAATTTTCAGATGCCGATATGCAGGATCTGTTAAAGATGAAAGATAATATTGTCCAGCTAAAACTGGGACATACTGCAATTTCCGACAAAGCCTTGTCAGAGATCGCAAAATTACCTGTACTCATGAAACTTCATCTGGAACATACCGCCATTACAAATGAAGGATTAAAGCATATCAAAAACCATAAAAAGCTATCTTACATAAATTTATATAAAACAAAGGTATCTGATGAGGGGCTATCTTATCTGCAACATATCCCTACATTAGAACAGATATACGTTTATCAGACCGGAGTGACACCGGCAGGTATAGACAAAGTTCGTCATTCCTTATCAAAATCGCATCTGGATACCGGAAACTATCAACTGCCATTTTTGGCCACAGATACAACCAGATATCAATAA